One segment of Stappia sp. 28M-7 DNA contains the following:
- the dxr gene encoding 1-deoxy-D-xylulose-5-phosphate reductoisomerase, producing the protein METATGGQGAGVGAGTDPLRLTVLGATGSIGGSTLDLVSRNRERFHVVALTANDRAEELARAAIEVGAEHAVVADPAAYPRLKDALAGTGITAAAGPQAVREAASRPADMVIAAIVGAAGLEPTIAAAARGTTIGLANKECLVCAGDLFMAAARAASATILPVDSEHNAVFQVLERGNIDQVEKLTLTASGGPFRTLSLEEMRHVSPEAALRHPNWSMGARISIDSATMMNKGFEIIEAFHLFPLGPDQLDVLVHPQSVVHGMVQYRDGSLLAQLGAPDMRTPIAHCLAWPRRMATPAQRLDLAALATLSFEAPDPVRFPALRIAREAMIAGTAATAALNAADEIAVRAFLDRGIGFLGIAATVERVLERMAASGDLVEPGCVDDVLRIDGIARAMAREAILAQAG; encoded by the coding sequence ATGGAGACCGCGACGGGCGGGCAGGGGGCAGGCGTGGGCGCGGGCACGGATCCGCTGCGCCTGACCGTGCTCGGCGCGACCGGCTCCATCGGCGGCTCGACGCTCGATCTCGTCTCCCGCAATCGCGAGCGTTTCCATGTGGTGGCGCTCACCGCCAACGACCGGGCGGAAGAGCTGGCGCGTGCCGCCATCGAGGTCGGCGCCGAGCATGCGGTGGTCGCAGATCCGGCCGCCTACCCGCGGCTGAAGGACGCGCTCGCCGGCACCGGCATCACCGCCGCGGCCGGACCGCAGGCGGTGCGCGAGGCGGCCTCGCGCCCGGCGGACATGGTGATCGCGGCCATCGTCGGGGCGGCGGGGCTGGAGCCGACCATCGCGGCGGCCGCGCGCGGCACCACCATCGGCCTTGCCAACAAGGAATGCCTTGTGTGCGCCGGCGATCTTTTCATGGCGGCGGCGCGGGCGGCATCGGCCACGATCCTGCCGGTCGATTCCGAACACAATGCCGTGTTCCAGGTGCTGGAGCGCGGCAATATCGATCAGGTGGAAAAGCTGACGCTGACCGCGTCCGGCGGTCCGTTCCGCACACTGTCGCTGGAGGAGATGCGCCATGTGTCGCCCGAGGCGGCGCTGCGCCATCCCAACTGGAGCATGGGCGCGCGCATTTCCATCGACAGCGCCACGATGATGAACAAGGGCTTCGAGATCATCGAGGCCTTCCACCTGTTTCCGCTGGGGCCGGACCAGCTCGACGTGCTGGTCCATCCGCAATCCGTCGTCCATGGCATGGTGCAGTATCGCGACGGTTCGCTGCTCGCCCAGCTCGGCGCGCCGGACATGCGAACGCCCATCGCGCACTGTCTCGCCTGGCCGCGCCGCATGGCAACGCCGGCACAACGCCTTGATCTCGCCGCATTGGCAACGCTCAGCTTCGAGGCACCGGACCCGGTGCGGTTCCCGGCCCTGCGCATCGCCCGCGAGGCGATGATCGCGGGCACGGCCGCGACGGCCGCTCTCAATGCTGCAGACGAAATTGCCGTCAGGGCCTTTCTGGATCGCGGGATCGGGTTTCTCGGGATCGCGGCGACGGTGGAGAGGGTGCTGGAGCGCATGGCCGCGTCCGGCGATCTCGTCGAGCCGGGCTGCGTCGACGACGTGTTGCGCATCGACGGCATCGCTCGTGCAATGGCACGCGAGGCGATCCTCGCACAGGCGGGCTGA
- a CDS encoding phosphatidate cytidylyltransferase codes for MTGGAAGGGRPKASELKLRVISALLLAPAVLAIVWLGGWFFAAGAALCSMILLQEWTVIVRATRQRAAIVVAVVGIALMLVAAALSLTPLALGLAFAFAALLWVWGQVSGEAPVGWMGTGVLYAGLTGVALIAFRLGSEGFVMILFLFAVVWATDILAYFVGRRLGGPKLWPRVSPKKTWSGALGGLAAALVVGAAMGALVGRVPVSLWIVSAGVLSVFSQAGDLLESALKRHFGVKDSGHIIPGHGGVMDRVDGLTGAGVVGYLVAAVLAGSLVDPVGAVIALQGY; via the coding sequence ATGACCGGCGGGGCCGCGGGGGGAGGCAGGCCCAAGGCGAGCGAGCTGAAGCTGCGGGTGATTTCGGCCCTGCTGCTGGCTCCGGCCGTGCTTGCGATCGTCTGGCTGGGCGGCTGGTTCTTTGCCGCCGGCGCCGCGCTTTGCTCCATGATCCTCCTGCAGGAGTGGACGGTCATCGTCCGGGCGACGCGGCAGCGTGCGGCCATTGTCGTTGCCGTCGTCGGCATCGCCCTGATGCTGGTCGCAGCGGCGCTTTCGCTGACCCCGCTGGCGCTGGGGCTTGCCTTCGCCTTCGCCGCGCTGCTCTGGGTGTGGGGACAGGTGTCGGGCGAGGCGCCCGTCGGCTGGATGGGCACCGGCGTGCTCTATGCCGGCCTTACCGGCGTTGCGCTCATCGCCTTCCGGCTGGGGTCGGAAGGTTTCGTGATGATCCTGTTCTTGTTTGCCGTCGTATGGGCAACCGACATCCTGGCCTATTTCGTCGGCCGGCGGCTCGGCGGACCGAAGCTGTGGCCGCGCGTGTCGCCGAAGAAGACCTGGAGCGGGGCGCTCGGCGGGCTGGCTGCCGCGCTTGTCGTCGGCGCGGCGATGGGTGCCCTGGTCGGGCGCGTGCCGGTGTCGCTCTGGATCGTGTCGGCCGGCGTCCTGTCGGTCTTCTCCCAGGCCGGCGACCTGCTGGAATCGGCGCTGAAGCGTCATTTCGGCGTGAAGGATTCCGGCCATATCATTCCCGGCCATGGCGGCGTCATGGACCGGGTCGACGGCCTGACGGGCGCCGGCGTGGTCGGCTACCTGGTGGCGGCCGTCCTCGCCGGCTCGCTGGTCGATCCGGTCGGTGCGGTGATCGCCCTGCAAGGGTATTGA
- a CDS encoding isoprenyl transferase — MTVTAGLDVSAPAEAGERIVVPRHVAVIMDGNGRWAVSRGLPRTEGHRAGVSALRRTVKHAARRGVEVLTIFSFSSENWSRPAAEVGFLMALLERFVRRDLAEIHRENVRVRMIGERSGLSSSILSLIEEGEQLTRDNTGMVLVVAFNYGARNEMVRAMRALASDVAAGLIAPGDIDEAAVSARLDTASLPDPDLVIRTSGEQRLSNFLLWQSAYSEFYFPDLHWPDFDEAAFDRALEAYSARERRFGGLSAKAAR; from the coding sequence ATGACGGTGACGGCTGGCCTTGACGTGTCCGCCCCGGCCGAAGCCGGGGAGCGGATCGTTGTGCCGCGGCATGTCGCCGTGATCATGGACGGAAACGGTCGCTGGGCGGTCTCTCGCGGACTGCCCCGCACCGAAGGGCATCGGGCCGGCGTCTCGGCCCTGCGGCGCACCGTCAAGCACGCCGCCCGGCGCGGCGTCGAGGTGCTGACGATCTTCTCCTTCTCCTCGGAGAACTGGAGCCGGCCGGCCGCCGAGGTCGGCTTCCTGATGGCGCTTCTGGAGCGCTTCGTGCGGCGCGACCTTGCCGAGATCCACCGCGAGAACGTGCGGGTGCGGATGATCGGCGAGCGTAGCGGCCTGTCGTCCTCGATCCTGTCGCTGATCGAGGAGGGCGAGCAGCTCACCCGCGACAACACCGGCATGGTCCTCGTCGTCGCCTTCAACTACGGCGCCCGCAACGAGATGGTGCGCGCCATGCGCGCCCTGGCCTCGGATGTCGCTGCGGGCCTCATAGCGCCCGGCGACATCGACGAGGCGGCAGTGTCCGCCCGGCTCGATACGGCCAGCCTGCCGGATCCCGATCTCGTCATCCGCACCAGTGGCGAGCAGCGGCTGTCCAACTTCCTGTTGTGGCAGTCCGCCTACAGCGAATTCTACTTTCCCGACCTGCACTGGCCGGACTTCGACGAGGCGGCCTTCGACCGCGCGCTCGAAGCCTATTCGGCCCGCGAGCGCAGGTTCGGAGGCCTTTCGGCGAAAGCCGCCAGATGA
- the frr gene encoding ribosome recycling factor, which produces MADQGIDFGDLERRMNGAIGVLKTDLAGLRTGRASANMMDPITVNAYGSEMPINQVATVSVPEPRMISVQVWDKSMVGAVERAIRESNLGLNPVVDGTTLRLPIPELNEERRKDLIKIAHKYAEQSKVAVRHVRRDGMDTLKKLEKDGSISEDDSRVHADKVQKMTDEMIAEIDSMLAKKEQEISQI; this is translated from the coding sequence ATGGCGGACCAGGGTATCGATTTTGGCGACCTCGAGCGTCGTATGAACGGCGCCATCGGCGTGCTGAAGACGGATCTCGCCGGCCTTCGCACCGGCCGCGCCTCTGCCAACATGATGGATCCGATCACGGTGAACGCCTACGGGTCCGAAATGCCGATCAACCAGGTGGCGACGGTGAGCGTGCCCGAGCCGCGCATGATCTCCGTGCAGGTGTGGGACAAGTCGATGGTCGGCGCCGTTGAGCGTGCCATCCGCGAATCCAACCTCGGCCTGAACCCGGTGGTCGACGGCACGACGCTGCGTCTGCCGATTCCGGAGCTCAACGAGGAGCGCCGCAAGGACCTTATCAAGATCGCGCACAAGTATGCCGAGCAGTCCAAGGTCGCCGTGCGCCACGTGCGCCGCGATGGCATGGACACGCTGAAGAAGCTGGAAAAGGACGGCTCGATCAGCGAGGACGACAGCCGCGTTCACGCCGACAAGGTCCAGAAGATGACCGACGAGATGATCGCGGAAATCGATTCCATGCTGGCGAAAAAGGAACAAGAAATCTCCCAGATCTGA